The proteins below come from a single Chryseobacterium bernardetii genomic window:
- a CDS encoding ferritin yields the protein MVSEKIAKLINEQIAHEQYAAQYYLSMSAWFSGKDLDGIANYFRVQSKEELMHADKMFDYLNDVGGEIIIGEIPKPPHEFENATDIFEKALAHEKIVTKSIFNIVKNANEEGDFATTSFLQWFINEQVEEEASASQYVTKIKMVCDNPSALYLFDQELSQRVFTPNTTA from the coding sequence ATGGTTAGCGAAAAAATTGCAAAATTAATTAATGAACAGATTGCCCACGAACAATATGCCGCTCAATATTATCTTTCAATGTCTGCATGGTTTTCAGGAAAAGACTTAGATGGAATTGCTAACTACTTCAGAGTACAGAGCAAAGAAGAATTAATGCACGCAGATAAAATGTTTGATTATCTGAATGACGTAGGCGGAGAAATTATTATTGGAGAAATTCCAAAACCGCCGCATGAGTTCGAAAATGCAACAGATATTTTTGAAAAAGCATTGGCACATGAGAAAATTGTAACTAAAAGTATTTTCAATATTGTAAAGAATGCCAATGAAGAGGGAGATTTTGCGACAACATCGTTCCTGCAGTGGTTCATCAACGAACAGGTAGAAGAGGAAGCTAGCGCTTCTCAGTATGTAACAAAAATCAAAATGGTGTGCGATAACCCATCTGCATTATACCTTTTTGACCAGGAATTATCACAGAGAGTATTTACTCCCAATACAACTGCTTAA